The following coding sequences are from one Verrucomicrobiales bacterium window:
- a CDS encoding DUF1573 domain-containing protein, with product MRIAKSRRGAPDRGRYQTVSFRGGSLFSLASSPEILYTSSMLRIGICFRSPRVLGAMVLAVCLTASINLAEGQTTKVPEVPPLPFLTAGSQPTTSSVRTNRTALTRPAAPAPSLGSGPIPYLGLPASGPTVGPKPPLAPTPPRTYSAVPATPPPPLLPPNSLSWDSESKEHQAKIGETNAHFTFWLTNVCDKEVLVNSVRTSCGCTVAKLPETPWRIAPGSNGPIMVTVDLRGKRGKLTKTVTVDTTAGIKSLLVAALIPADPNMDPAMNRSQNMQLALADRQVVFRGDCARCHVEPTRGKMGKELYANACGICHEAEHRASMVTDLKTLKHPTNLEYWTHWIKEGKPNSLMPAFAPEHGGPLTHDQIKSLAEWLTENYKGNVAATAGSASAAPASTPTPAATPATPSGLKLQ from the coding sequence TTACCAGACTGTCTCATTTCGCGGCGGCAGTCTATTTTCACTGGCGTCTTCCCCGGAAATCCTTTACACTTCGTCCATGTTGCGCATCGGTATCTGCTTCAGATCGCCCCGAGTCCTAGGAGCAATGGTGCTCGCCGTCTGCTTGACTGCGAGTATTAACCTGGCCGAGGGTCAAACCACCAAGGTCCCCGAAGTGCCGCCCTTGCCCTTCCTGACCGCCGGATCACAGCCGACCACGAGTTCGGTCAGAACCAATCGCACGGCTTTGACACGTCCAGCCGCGCCCGCGCCTTCGTTAGGTAGCGGCCCGATTCCTTATCTCGGGCTCCCCGCTTCCGGTCCTACGGTTGGCCCCAAGCCTCCGCTTGCTCCGACTCCGCCGCGCACCTATAGCGCAGTGCCCGCCACTCCGCCCCCGCCGTTGCTTCCTCCGAACAGTCTCTCGTGGGATTCGGAGTCGAAGGAGCATCAGGCCAAGATCGGGGAAACCAACGCGCATTTTACGTTTTGGCTCACCAATGTCTGCGATAAAGAGGTGCTGGTGAACTCGGTGAGGACCTCCTGCGGCTGCACCGTGGCGAAACTGCCCGAGACGCCCTGGCGGATCGCTCCCGGAAGCAACGGGCCGATCATGGTCACCGTCGATCTGCGCGGCAAGCGCGGCAAGCTTACCAAGACGGTCACGGTGGACACGACCGCCGGGATCAAGTCGCTCCTGGTCGCTGCTCTCATTCCCGCAGATCCAAACATGGACCCAGCGATGAACCGGTCCCAGAACATGCAGTTGGCTTTGGCGGATCGTCAGGTCGTGTTCCGGGGCGACTGCGCCCGCTGCCACGTCGAACCCACCCGCGGCAAGATGGGCAAAGAACTGTATGCCAATGCGTGCGGAATTTGTCATGAAGCCGAACACCGCGCTTCGATGGTGACGGACCTGAAGACTCTCAAGCACCCCACGAATCTGGAGTATTGGACCCACTGGATCAAGGAAGGCAAACCGAACTCGCTCATGCCTGCGTTCGCTCCTGAACATGGGGGCCCGCTGACCCACGACCAAATCAAGTCGCTCGCGGAATGGCTGACGGAGAATTATAAGGGCAATGTCGCTGCCACCGCCGGATCGGC